In Hydra vulgaris chromosome 06, alternate assembly HydraT2T_AEP, a genomic segment contains:
- the LOC100208899 gene encoding thioredoxin-like protein 1, with protein MAANGNVKIVSNDSSFLSEIQNAGLKLVIIDFHATWCGPCKNIAPVFVQESLKYPNSLFLKVDVDVCTETAHKYGINAMPTFVFVLQGKKIDELRGADPKALIAKIKQHSGDSMGTGSNSAGESEVPGHSDLISYITASGCNCLNESDEHTHANIFKKDNTYLESDCDEQLLLSISFNQAMKVHSLKIDAPTDGRGPKFLKLFVNQPNAIGFDQAESMEGVQHIDLTVEDITGEKLIPLRFVKFQNVTNLVIFFASNQGSEETTVIKYLKIIGSPVESTNMNDFKRIAGKAGESH; from the coding sequence AATGCTGGATTAAAGTTAGTCATAATAGATTTTCATGCTACATGGTGTGGTCCATGTAAAAATATTGCTCCTGTATTTGTACAAGAAAGTCTTAAATATCCGAATAGTTTATTTCTCAAAGTAGATGTAGATGTTTGTACAGAGACTGCTCATAAGTATGGCATAAATGCCATGCCAACGTTTGTATTTGTacttcaaggaaaaaaaatcgACGAACTAAGAGGCGCAGATCCTAAAGCTTTAATTGCGAAAATTAAACAACATTCTGGCGACTCCATGGGTACTGGTAGTAATTCTGCAGGAGAATCAGAGGTTCCTGGTCACTCTGATCTCATAAGCTACATAACGGCATCAGGGTGCAATTGTTTAAATGAGAGCGATGAACACActcatgcaaatatttttaaaaaagataacacATACCTCGAAAGTGATTGTGATGAGCAACTGTTGTTGTCAATCTCTTTTAATCAAGCAATGAAAGTACATTCACTTAAAATTGATGCACCTACTGACGGAAGAGGtcctaaatttttgaaattgtttgtaAACCAGCCAAACGCGATAGGATTTGATCAAGCAGAAAGTATGGAAGGTGTTCAGCACATAGATTTAACAGTAGAAGATATTACAGGAGAGAAATTAATTCCACTTCGatttgttaaatttcaaaatgttaccaatttagtgattttttttgcaagtaACCAAGGTAGCGAAGAAACAACTgtgatcaaatatttaaaaattattggaagTCCAGTTGAATCAACAAATATGAATGACTTCAAACGAATTGCTGGCAAAGCAGGAGAAAGTcattaa